A genomic segment from Euleptes europaea isolate rEulEur1 chromosome 17, rEulEur1.hap1, whole genome shotgun sequence encodes:
- the LOC130489117 gene encoding protocadherin beta-16-like isoform X5 produces the protein MENSFRIRQGLYLLFFLSLSGVVCVSIRYSLPEEKKSGSLVANVLKDLKLGPGELSARRAQLVSKSSKQYFQLDTYSGNLFVNDKIDREALCGEINSCFLLSEIVLQNPLKIYSIEVQIKDVNDHSPEFSKNEFNLEIPEHVPIDSRFSLESAQDTDLGENSIQNYTLSPNGNFRLDVQSDEFGSKYVDLVLEKSLDREKEAQFVLTLTAVDGGMPQRTGTVQININVLDNNDNFPQFTQPEYKVNLKENSPRGTLVAKVEARDLDFGSNAQISYSFHRVPEKIRHLFHLNENTGEITVLGPIDYEKETNYYMNIKATDGGGLSGHCKVLVEIEDENDNPPEISVISVTSPLAEDSSIDTLVVLFSVTDRDFGDNGRTSCSVEMNLPFLLKTTVNNYYQLVTQRPLDREKVPEYNITITATDRGSPKLTMKRTNTVLISDINDNSPVFEKTKYEMQLWENNIPGLLMGSVHAVDLDMEQNAQVTYSLVPGNASGAPVASYVSINSENGNLYVLRSLDYEQIKEFQVTVRASDGGSPPLSSDVVVRVVILDENDNAPFFLYPLQNSTSPCNDLVPKSVEAGYLVAKVVAVDGDSGQNSWLSYELLKATDPGLFSIGAQNGEVKTRRPLTERDTNKQRLIILVRDNGHPPQTSTATLNILPVDGFSDPYLDIASVSHETSEEDGSLTMYLVICLAAVSFVFLICIILFVVIKMHKKESSFITALPQFPPALPEIPESGVDSQSGSLSRTYHYDVCLTGGSLSSEFRFLRPLIPVFSMGDPNISENHRISSVSQETPEEVECRKQREQARGAVSEDSAARSGGPGCAGNQAITANANIGQNDWLSYQ, from the coding sequence ATGGAGAACAGCTTTAGGATCAGACAAGGTCTGTATCTTTTGTTCTTCCTCTCTCTGTCTGGAGTGGTGTGTGTCTCCATTCGCTATTCTTtgcctgaagagaagaaaagtGGGTCTCTGGTGGCTAATGTGCTGAAGGATTTGAAACTGGGACCAGGGGAGCTCTCTGCTCGCAGAGCCCAGCTGGTTTCCAAAAGCAGTAAGCAATATTTCCAGCTGGATACCTATTCTGGGAATCTGTTTGTAAATGATAAAATAGACAGAGAAGCTTTGTGTGGTGAGATAAATTCTTGCTTCCTGTTGTCTGAAATAGTGCTCCAGAACCCCTTAAAGATCTATAGTATTGAGGTACAGATAAAAGATGTGAATGACCATTCTCCTGAATTCTCCAAAAACGAATTTAATTTAGAAATTCCTGAGCATGTCCCAATAGATAGCCGATTCTCCTTGGAATCTGCCCAAGACACAGACTTGGGTGAAAACAGTATCCAGAACTACACACTGAGTCCCAATGGGAATTTCAGATTGGATGTACAAAGTGATGAGTTTGGGAGTAAATATGTGGACCTTGTTCTGGAGAAGTCATTAGACAGGGAGAAGGAGGCTCAGTTTGTGCTGACTCTCACAGCTGTTGACGGAGGGATGCCACAGAGAACAGGCACAGTTCAAATAAATATTAATGTTCTGGACAACAATGATAACTTCCCTCAGTTTACACAACCTGAATATAAAGTGAATCTAAAGGAAAACAGTCCTCGTGGTACTCTGGTGGCGAAAGTGGAAGCCAGAGATTTGGATTTTGGTTCAAATGCACAGATCTCTTATTCATTCCATCGGGTCCCTGAGAAAATTCGTCATTTGTTCCACCTGAATGAAAACACTGGAGAAATCACTGTTTTGGGTCCAATTGACTATGAAAAAGAAACCAACTATTATATGAACATCAAGGCAACAGATGGAGGTGGTCTTTCAGGCCACTGCAAGGTTCTGGTGGAAATTGAGGATGAGAATGACAATCCACCTGAGATATCGGTCATATCTGTAACCAGTCCTTTAGCAGAAGACTCTTCCATAGACACCCTGGTCGTGCTTTTCAGTGTCACAGACCGAGACTTTGGAGACAATGGCAGGACCTCCTGCTCTGTAGAGATGAACTTGCCCTTTCTGTTGAAAACCACTGTGAATAATTATTATCAACTGGTGACCCAAAGGCCACTGGATAGAGAGAAAGTCCCTGAGTATAACATCACCATCACAGCTACTGATCGGGGCTCTCCCAAGCTCACTATGAAAAGAACAAATACAGTTTTAATCTCAGACATCAATGACAACTCTCCAGTGTTTGAGAAGACAAAGTATGAAATGCAGTTGTGGGAAAACAATATTCCGGGTCTGCTGATGGGCTCAGTCCATGCTGTTGATCTGGACATGGAGCAGAATGCCCAGGTGACCTATTCTCTTGTGCCTGGAAATGCCAGCGGTGCTCCCGTGGCCTCTTATGTTTCCATCAACTCTGAGAATGGGAATCTGTATGTCCTGCGATCTCTGGATTATGAGCAGATCAAGGAATTCCAAGTGACAGTGAGGGCTTCAGATGGGGGTTCTCCTCCACTGAGCTCAGATGTTGTTGTTCGAGTTGTCATCCTGGATGAAAACGATAATGCTCCCTTCTTCCTCTACCCACTTCAGAACAGCACCTCCCCCTGCAACGACCTGGTCCCCAAGTCCGTGGAGGCTGGTTACCTGGTGGCCAAGGTGGTGGCTGTGGATGGGGATTCGGGTCAGAACTCTTGGCTGTCCTATGAACTGCTTAAAGCCACGGACCCTGGTCTTTTCAGCATAGGAGCCCAGAATGGAGAAGTGAAAACCAGGAGGCCACTGACAGAGCGAGACACAAACAAGCAGAGACTGATTATCCTGGTCAGAGACAATGGCCATCCTCCCCAGACCAGCACTGCCACACTGAATATACTTCCGGTGGATGGCTTTTCTGATCCTTATCTGGATATTGCAAGTGTCAGTCATGAAACCAGTGAAGAAGACGGCTCCTTGACGATGTATCTGGTGATCTGCTTGGCTGCGGTGTCCTTTGTGTTCCTGATTTGCATCATTTTGTTTGTTGTCATCAAAATGCACAAGAAAGAGTCTAGTTTTATCACTGCCCTTCCTCAGTTCCCACCTGCCTTACCTGAGATCCCAGAAAGTGGTGTCGATTCTCAGAGTGGGTCACTTTCCCGGACTTACCACTATGATGTTTGCCTAACCGGTGGATCACTAAGCAGCGAGTTCAGATTCCTCAGGCCTCTCATTCCTGTATTTTCTATGGGGGACCCAAACATCTCTGAGAATCACAGGATTTCTTCTGTCTCTCAAGAGACCCCAGAGGAGGTAGAGTGCCGAAAACAAAGAGAACAG